The DNA sequence aaaaattttcaaatattaaaaatattagagatactttttaaaaccattatcaAACGCATCTTAATgaatgatttttctaaaaatatttttaaaaaaccaatttcactaaaaacactttgaatattaataatttcaatgaCTTATcctctttattatttatttttcattatttattactCCCTTGCATTCAAACCTCATAAAAACCATCTTTACAATCCCAAATTGTAAACTGCTATGCCTACGTttctcaaatatttcaaaacactttttctttaaaaatgacataaataagtaaatttaaTACATTCCCAATGCTCTATTTCATTgctttacaaaatataaaatcataagaataatttgaatattttttgaaacaaaaaattgctTTAGAATGTAAAGACGTTGTTCTtcatttatattctttattaaaaataaataattaattaatcttaatttcaGTCAATTCCATCATCAGATCATGATCATCCATGGGGATCAAAGGTAGATAGAGGAGGATGATAGAGCTGCGGAGTACAGAATCATGAATTTCtgatagatataaaaaattccTCGTCACCTTGAAAAACACCAAAAGCAATGTCGTTTTTAGTTGCGTCGTTGCTGACTATGTAGAGGTTTTATGCTGTGTGTGTCCTCATCCTAAAGACCTTACCCTTCTTAATTCTTGCTCTTATCCTTCTCTTTCCCGACTATTCTCCTCAGAATCTTCAGATCTGCTCTGATTCACTCTCAGGTTTTTACTCTCTTCTTCAATATGTACTGGTATTTTATCAACCTCATCAACTGTGAGTCTTTATTTTCCGTTtgtttgctgagaaaatgtgggaTGGATTTGGGTTTTTCGTCGCTTGTAGTTTGATGAatatgggtttttatttttaaagggataaaaaaaacgtgaaacatgatattttattttcttttcctctgttttctcagcagccaaacgGGGGTGCTTCGTCTTCTGTCAACTTTTTGTGATGAGATTTTGTGTGGGATTTAGGTATTTGATTAATGGGTATTGGTCATGTTTTGGAATTTGTTGTTTTTCAGTGATTCTCCATGGGGAGTGCATCATCGATGTTAACTCAATATGACATTGAAGAAGTCCAAGAACACTGCAACAAGCTATGTGGGTTTACTTTATCTATGTCTTATTTTGTGGGTTTCTTGTATTTTGTTGTTTATTTCTGAATTAAATGTGCATTTGTGTGAAATTCAGTTTCCCAGCAAGAGATAGTGTCATTGTATCAGAGATTTTGCCAATTGGATCGCAACGCTAAGGGTTTCATCTCTGCTGATGAGTTCTTATCAGTGCCAGAGTTTGCTATGAACCCACTTTCTCAGGTAATCTGTTTGGATTGTTTGAGGGCTTGAATGAGAGATTTTTGATAGGTTAATTGaattaagtttgattttttttatggtttggTTTCTGGGTTTTTTGCAGAGGCTGCTTAAGATGGTTGATGGTTTGAACTTTAAGGACTTTGTCGCATTCTTGTCAACATTTAGTGCTAAAGCAAGTTTACAACAGAAAATAGAACGTAAGATTTATTAACCTTGGATactatattttagaatttagtGGCATTGTTTAGGTTCATAAGATATTGAACAATGTATTGATTATTATTCAGTTGAAAGATTAACTGTTGTGTGGAATTGAGGTGGATATTTGTTGCATAAACCATAAAAGTTTTGCTTTGTTCAATCGAAAGGGTAATCAAGGGAGGTTGCAGGGTTGATGTAAATACTTGTGTCATAGACTGTAATATTGTGCCAAGTGTATTATGATTTAGATGTTGCAAAATAGGCGGATAAGATTCATGTATATTAGGGGTTTGTGAGGGTGTTTTTCAATGCAGAGATTTATTCAAATGGGTTTGGGCAATGTCATGTATGTTGTCTTTTATTTGGTTCAGAgcatagtttattttttttttttttttaaaaaaaaaaaaagtcaaaatctGAGACTTATTTGGCACCAGGAATTATTTGGACCTTGGTTTGTTAATTTGGAAAGCTACTTGAAAGATTTAGGAACTTGAACTTAGCTTTCGAAGAATTTCAGTGGGACAAAATTAGTACATGTTAGAAATATAGTTTGTTATCTGTAAGCATTTCATGAGTTAATGGGGCGTTGTTTGCTATAGTTGAAATTCATGAATTTGTGAAACGTTGTATAGTAGGCGATTAAATTGGGCAGATACATTTACACAATAAAAAAGTTCAAGTATGATTCAGAACCTGTTCAAAATTTCTGAGACTTTAGGTGGGAGGGTTGAGGAATACCTTGGTGGATCAaacaaaagtataaaaattaacTGAACCAGTACCTATCAAACAAGGTAGCTATCAACAATTGTGATTATCCAGTAATGATGATAGCTTTTAGGTCACACGATAGATGCTAttcaaataacttatttttttctttctccaattTTCCTGTCGTCTTTTGTATGCTCTACCCCTTTTGGCATCTTATGTATTACATGGCCATGAATACCCTTGCAAAATTAATATCAAGTGAAATTGCTTGGTTTTATATTAACACTACTGATCGTCTCTGTTACAGTTATCTTCAAAGTTTATGATTCAGATTGTAATGGGAAGGTGACTTTCAACGACATAATAGAAGTGCTGAAGGATTTGACCGGCTCATTCATGTCTGATAAACAAAGAGAGGTATTACCACTGTTCCCCTCATATTCTGTTTTCCTTCATTAATAATACACAGTTCTCTCCACAAATATGCCCGAATTTATTTGCTCTAGAAGTTTGAATCACTCCCTTACCAAGAAAGAACTAATGGCTAGGTGTACCATTTATCACAATCAGTAATGGAGCAAGTTTATTGGGCAGAAACATAAATCcaggttttatttttatctttttaaagaACTTGCAATGAAAAGAGGAgattaaaatgaaatgaagagAAACCAATGTTTTGAAAGGCTAAAAGAAGTCTTGAGGCGTTTTACCTAAATGAGGTGAAATGTAAGCCTTAAAGCAGAACAAGACAAAActtcaacttaaaaataaaaataatactacaagtaccaataataataaagaaaataaaaaaaaaaaaaactcaatatcataaaaatattaatgaaatcaCATGAATAATGTTCAAATTAATTGCATGTCATCATCAATagttcctaatttaattcctttttcactcTTCTAAGATCCAACTCGATCTCATGGCTTCGTCAAATAATCAATGCTATCATCACCATCATTCATATGATCCTCcaatgaattaataataatatccaatTGCTCAGTTGTCCTCTATATCAGTGTTAATATCCTCCTATTCTTCTTCATCATACATATAATGggataatgattatatatacAGTGGCTAATAAttcctttatttcttcttctcaaTCTTTTATTCTCCTTTCAATTTTAAGGGTTAATTGGTACCCAACCAAGCTCAACCATTAAATTTGGACATCTTACATTGCTCTTGAAATAGTTGAAGATCCAAGTTGTCCTTTCTACTGTGAGAGCTTTGTCAATAACCTAGATAAACACTAAGCTCCAAAATGGACAACTTATTCTTAATATTAGACCTCAATCGATCCAGAAAACAAAAGAGTCTTATGTTTCCCAATACTAATCAAATTTGGTGCAAAGTGGGAGAGCTTAGTAAGCTTCACCTCATATTGGATCATTGCCCTATCACTAAGGACCAGTTACATAAACTCAGTCTCCTTTTGCCACTGGACACTCAGGAAAGAACTTCTTATAGAAAGCAACCTTAAACAGCTTCTAAAAAATAAGCGCTAGATTTCCATCAGCCTTTTTAGTATCCTCTGACAATGTTTTGTCTCATCCACTAGGATGAAGGTGGCACAACTAACCATCTATGCTCAGAAAAACTTAATGCTTAAAAGCACCTTTCCATTGGTAAAATTCAAGACTTAGCACAAAAGGATCTTATTCCCCTTTGAAGGAAAGGGTGATTAGCTTCTTGAACTACTCAAAGGAATTGTCATAAGATGACAATAAAATTCCTTTAGTCTAAGTCCCAACAGCTCGGGCCTCAACAACTCAAGTTTAATGTGCCACTCAAGGATCAAAGGGGGCATATTGACTCCTATAGTCCTAGAAGATGGAACATTGTAAGGTACGTCCTCCTGCTTAACCTGACCACCATGATAAGAAATGGTTCACCTTGGTGCCATGATAACCTAGTCATTACATGGCACAAATATTAGTAATGGAAGGAAACAAAAGGGTTAAAATAGAAAGGACTTATTGCTAAAATGGAGAAAAAGGTTACATAAATCAAAACTAGTGTCACACTTAACTAACCCAATACCTAAATAGGATGGAAAGTCTGCATGATCATATTCTATAGCTTTGTTATCATTTGTGATGAtttgtgtagatattgtttacatttttaataacTCTTCAACATATACAAGATAACTCACCCTATGTTAAGAATTTCTCCTCTCAGACAACAAGGGATATCATGTGTAGTGCCCTGATTTAGGTCCttaattgatatttaattattttgttccTAGGAGCAAAATAGTCCTTTTATGATTAAGCATGTGAGCTTTAGTTGTTAGGTAACTATTGGACCAATTAAATGGGTTTTGGAGTTTGTAGATATTCGGGCTAATAGGCCCAAGACTTGAGTGGAATTTAAGTCGAGGGTAGGATTCTCTTTCTATCTAGATATAAACTCTATATCTCGTGTATGAGAAGTCATTTCTATAAtgacaaagagagaaaaagaatagGGTTGAGGAACAAAGGTGAAATATAAGgttttctaatttatatttcttGCATCTTTTAGATCTCAAGTAATtaaaaaagatggaaaattcaaaccctaaattaaaattttaggatcTTGAAACTTGGATTCAAATTTGGAGAGACATAGGAAGACTTTAACGACGATTATTGGATAGTTATAAAGTGCCACAATTGAAACAAAGATTTTAAATACTGTAATTTGTGAGACAAAGTTTATATGTTGTGCTTATGGTTGTGGAAGTAAAAAgagtatatataaatttatggaATTAGAAGTCTTTGAGACTGTATATCTCCAAGGACAAGAATTCAAGAGTAAGAGTTACAAACAAAAGTTGCTTACTTTAGTGGTTAAGGTATTTGGGGTTAAGTTAGGTTCAAACCTGACTTGGATAGGAGAAAAACGTCTTTTTTTTGTTCCATGGTATGAACCCTTGTGTACCAGCCGATTCTCACAGTATGCCTTGATGAAGAAGAatttgtgaagaaaaataacaaaaaaaaaaaaaaaagtgatggaGACGATTGGTAGGACTACTTAAAGGACATGGGAGTAAGATTTATACATAATCTTGATCAGCTTGGTGGTTACTTTGTTTGAGTTTTGCTTATGCCTAAGTGATGGAGCCCATTCCCAGATTGTGCcttgagaaagaagaaaataataataaagaaaatgatggagaCCACATGCTAGGACTGATTAAAGGATAGAGGTACAGATTTTGTTGAATCATAATATCCATTGTAGGCCCAAATACTAATACTTAAGCATTTAGGAAATTGATTATGGTATCAAAATTGTGATAAACTGAAGGTCCCAAGTTCAAGTCCTCCTCTTTCAATTTATCTAACTATATGATCACAAAAATGTGATTTGTTTCTAATGTAGTTTGTGCCTCCCACGACGGTATGAGGCCACTAATGCAATACGTGCCTTGCATGACAGGATGAGGCTGCATGTGAGGGGCTGTTGTACATGATACACATTCTGTGCTCAAATCCTAATAGTTtaagattttagaaaattgGTTGTCTAACATAGtttatacataattttttatcgATTTAGTAGTTACTGTTTAAGGTTTTGCTTAGACTTGGGACAAAAGAAGAATGTAAATTTTAATGACAACTATACTTATAATGGATAGAAAATGTGTTTGAGTTGGATGTGCATtgttcaaaattaatatatcgAATAATATTAGGAATAGAATAATGTTAGAAATGCAAGTCCATATGCCACTAGAAATGATATCAAAAGTCAATCCTCAACTAGTTTGACATCTAGGAACTACATGGCCACAACGAGGATATCATGTCTATAtgagagaagaagagagagagagagagagagagagagagagaagaatgCGAATCCCACATCTCTTGGGGGCTGAGTTCTTGACACTTATAAGGGGAACTCATAGAATGTGTTTCATGACATATGTTCTAccctatctttattttttattttttattcttataggTAACATATTTTCTAGCCtatctataatatttatgatatatatggATATCATTGGATACCCAATTCCATTTATATCACTAATAGTAAGGTTAAAGTTCACATTACTAATAGTTGATATCTGTTTGATGTATATGCTGGTAAAAGATATCCTACCTTGATTTTATAGATAAGTGACTATTCCTTACAGATTTGTTCTATGTTTTTTGTAGCAATCTTGAGCCATGTACTGCAAGAAGCTGGTTACACTAGGAATCTTCCTTTTTTGGAGGACTTCGTTAAGTACTTTACcttccattttatttgtttatctatttcatgtcatgcaaaaaaatgagaaaaacatttcatttttaaattcaaactcaAAACTTAACCCCCAAGCCAAACCCTTATGCTTTGTTCAGATTTTTGAAATACAGTGAGAATTCATTTCTCTTGTtggattttgatggaaaataggaaggccaaaaaaaaaaaaaattagaaacgtTTGGCATTTGAAACTCCCCTTTTCTGTTTGAGAAAGTGAGGGAAGTTGTGGTAAGAggggagaatattttttttgggatcTTTCTTTCCCTTCCCTTTTCCCATTTGTTACCCATTCCTTGCAATTTCTGAGACCCAAACATGCCTTCGTCCATTGTGGTGGACATTCAATTCCATTCTATTTAGCACCCTAAACATAATAGTTAAGCACCTTTGTATTTCTGCTTTTATTTCAGGTTCTTGCAGTTCCAGTATCAAGATGGATGTAGAAATCCCAGTCGACTAAGCTAATTCCATGACATGTCCCTACTGGATTCAATATGAAACCGAGAGTGAACACTTTGGCAGCCTTTTTTAGATCAATTATATACAGAAAATGAAGACATACACTTGTATAAATTTCAATTCTCTGTTTTCCAGTCAACAATAAAGTACAGGAACCTGTTTATTCCAATAAAATCGTAGTGATTCACCatctacattttctttttaagttgtTTCGTAAGTGTATTTAGCTGTccacatttttttcttgaaattggTTGTTGAGAACTTGTCATCCATTGCATTGTCTCAATACCGGTTTATCTGGCCTTAGAATATGATGTCAGGCCTGCTGCATCATATCAGCTTTTGTTGGTAGATCACAACTGCCTAATTGTCGTGTCTGCTGATGGAAATTGTATTCTATTGTAGAAAATCACATGGTAACATGGGTAGATGAGTAGTCGTCGAGTTTTCTTCGAACCTGATGGTTTATTGGTAATTTGGTCTCAAGATTAGGATCCTTTTAGTCGTCTCAAATTCAGCATATAACCAAACCTCTGCCTGGATACGGCCAACATGAATTAAGGCTTTTTCTGCTGGGTGCTCATCACTTCCCCTAATGATacgttataaattttttataacatcagCTTTTATATGGATCATATATTGCTATCAATAGTAAAGAGACAAAGTTGGAATAAAGACATTTTCTTTGCAGGTTCTTGCCACTTTCCCTTCAACTCCCTctccctcttctctctcttaaaagaaaagcaaagcaGAGATGTTTCACTTGTCCTTGAGTCTTTGGACTCTGCAACTCTGTGAGGAAAGCaaccatcattttctttttactatCATGCTCTGCAACCAACTTCCCAGCTTTAGACTTTATCTTCTCCAAACCCTTCTTTGATAAGCTTTCAGCACAGGGTTCATTCCTGGGCCAAAACCTAAGCTAGttcaaatttcttttcattttctggtAAGTCTTTTGACGGTTCTTGGTTGCATAATATGATCAGTGGGGTACTGTGCTTGCTTGTTTGGTGTTTCCTGACTAGGGTTCTTTTGTTTATCTCGGTTCCTTCATATATGACAGACTGGTAGAAGTTTGGGGCTTATATTAGAGGCCTAGAGCTGAAATTTTTTCATATGCTGCAGGCCTGCAAAGAAATTGTAtgtggaaagaaaatagaaattccCTTAAGTTTAGACGTACTTTGCCAAGAAACAAgctttcaagaaaataaaaccaGCCATATGGCTAATGTTTACTCTGGGCTAGTGGTTGAAATTTTGGAGGATATGataaatgaatatgataatttttgCAATAATTTTGGGATGTTGGTTTCAAATGAGAAAGAAACCTCAACAGATTTAAGGGTCCTTAGTTCAAAGCTGGATGCTGGAAAGCAACCCCTGGGTCATTCAGAAGTACAGGCATGGAGTAAATACCACAAGGGCATGGTAGTGTTTCAAGCTGGTGAAGTTGAACAGCTCAACAAGAGATTGCAGATTCTCGAAGAAGACGCTGCAGTCATAAAGCAATCCTCTTTTAGCAGtgtagaagaaagaaaaaattgatcaGGGAGATACATCAGCTGTTTCAGATCATACACCATTTCCTTTGCCTTCAAAGTCAGGGAACAGGTGAGAAAACCCATGCTGGAGCTCTGATAATCAACCCTCACAAGGTAATTCTATTCACTCCTGCCTTTCATGCTTCTTGCTTATATCTAGTAATATAAGTCTCTTAagtctttcttctctcttccaATTACCTCCCATTGGTCGCATCTCGTCAAAAAATTGATGATATCTTCTACAACACCCAATATAGATTTTCTAAATAGACTCCTAATTGTTTAGATTCTAACAACAAATTGCCTCCTGGGTGGTGGTGGGTTCTGGTGGCTATCTGGAAAGCCATATTTTCTATTGGAAGCACCCATGTATATGTATGTTTGTTTGCAAAGAATCTGGATATTTGGACCAGCTTCCAGGAAACTACTTCCACTGACCACTACCATGAATGCTCTGAAgctgctttttcttttctctttattgTTGCAGATAGCCATTGCAGCACAGTGCCCTAGGAATGTTTACTTCTCCTTTTCCTCCCTTAATTTTGATAGATTTTAACACAAAGGCAGTATTATTCTAATAGTGAAAAGGGATATGACAACCAAGAGAATAACAGTTGTCCAATctaatgtttgtttttaaaaactgttttttaagttaagaaacaagaaaatgatttttttagtattttctaaaaataagagtgtttagcaaattgtttttaaaaacagtttttaaaaaataaaaaacaaaaaacttgtttcaataaattgtttttaaaaataatttttctattttgatcttgtaaaagtattataaattcaatttatataatattaattaaatttatttcaagcttattaaaatgaaaataattttataattacaaataaattaaaaaaataaatagattttagtataatttataataaaattgtaaattatatcttttataaaaaaatatattattttagtatgtgttagaaacataaggatattaattgcttcaaaaaattttgttaaaaataaattataataatttaaaaataataatcattaataatattttatttaaaataaataacaaataaagttttttttttttaatatgcaaATGAGCCAAATTGTTCATTATATGTACACGTTTATTATGAACATAACATTTTAAATGTTCTAATTTATCTACAAttaatttgatcaatttttgaatctaattattcttaaaattaaagcttcattcaaaaatttaaattattaatatatctcacttaatttataatctatttatttaatgagaaaattctaaaaatataggTGTGTATTATTTCTTGTGGCTAGGCATATTCTTGTGGTGGATTTTCATTTTCCGGTATTATATGCTTATTTCTCCTATGCTTTTTACTAGCCTTGATGGCTTTGTAATGAATTGTGATGCACTGGTGTGTAAACAGGATGGAAGAATGGGGACTGGTCTATCACAAGTTCTAATCCAAGATTCAAATCCAGCTCTTGTGACCAGAGGCCTTAGAGCTAATATGCTAGCATTCCA is a window from the Vitis riparia cultivar Riparia Gloire de Montpellier isolate 1030 chromosome 9, EGFV_Vit.rip_1.0, whole genome shotgun sequence genome containing:
- the LOC117922367 gene encoding calcineurin subunit B-like codes for the protein MGSASSMLTQYDIEEVQEHCNKLFSQQEIVSLYQRFCQLDRNAKGFISADEFLSVPEFAMNPLSQRLLKMVDGLNFKDFVAFLSTFSAKASLQQKIELIFKVYDSDCNGKVTFNDIIEVLKDLTGSFMSDKQREVYHLSQSVMEQVYWAET